A window of the Trichoderma asperellum chromosome 6, complete sequence genome harbors these coding sequences:
- a CDS encoding uncharacterized protein (EggNog:ENOG41~TransMembrane:1 (o571-588i)): MMDSQGDKAETASAAAATSPQDEANICKIQSLVQAQDDTQRFVGLALLKSVLDNSPELQENHDVVQRLWDSLPAKFLDRLLRTGSNPSKKDSKEMLDLAVSVLHTFAALLPEGATSQPKFTDRIPRLVSAVLNGSEETVNMLLQLLYTLVSCQEGAMALVRIDDLSSITEIAPSHAIAMDIFLRAWLNAMVVVDDTSYLANHIDRNVQSLVASFRGTDAVTFLEFLGQLLRQASSEVIPANPKWRSTVISYIRNLVTSRPNSAARSAYTNAAASLLRVYPIAASELIFKAERSDEKPFSYLFVNLLLIDIRSSAPLLLEQLNKPGYSNLSRRLASAFDIICIFIGHLVRSLEDESLESLIMSPDNLLKLRKGISETMSVTIEYLRDRWDATYAGAMGLHPDARSGKAETSMGSRLTLTWDSLENLADEDPFILSAVRALALWLREDENDMLRKEATGLTDMFMDLYRGSSAEKLDFRSPTLVALEALVTFEKGRNILLQHDGWKTLSQDLSGILRQNASAISESETSRGIEIVRVLLQVAEESNGTNEEWMNLITAVAAWDVFLQQEPSPLVLELQVAVLQLCCALLIKASPGMRKRFAHSVSALVGIATQLERGIPRDGLLREDIEDVLGVLGNL, encoded by the exons ATGATGGACTCACAAGGGGATAAAGCCGAGACAGcatccgccgccgctgccacttCTCCGCAAGATGAAGCGAACATTTGCAAAATCCAGTCTCTTGTCCAGGCGCAAGACGACACCCAGCGGTTTGTTGGATTGGCGCTTCTGAAATCCGTCCTGGACAATTCTCCCGAGCTCCAGGAGAATCACGACGTTGTCCAAAGGCTGTGGGATAGTCTCCCCGCCAAGTTCCTTGACAGACTTCTGCGCACGGGGTCAAATCCGTCGAAGAAGGATTCAAAAGAGATGCTCGACTTGGCCGTGTCTGTCTTGCACACATTTGCTGCTCTCTTGCCCGAAGGGGCAACATCTCAGCCAAAGTTCACGGACAGGATACCCAGGCTTGTTAGTGCTGTATTGAATGG ATCAGAAGAAACAGTAaatatgctgctgcagctcctcTATACTCTTGTGAGCTGTCAAGAAGGTGCTATGGCACTTGTGAGGATAGATGACTTGAGCTCCATCACCGAAATAGCGCCATCACACGCCATTGCGATGGATATTTTCCTACGCGCCTGGCTCAATGCTATGGTTGTTGTCGATGATACATCATACTTGGCAAATCATATAGATCGCAACGTACAATCGCTTGTAGCTTCATTCCGAGGCACTGACGCGGTGACGTTTCTTGAGTTTCTGGGGCAGCTGCTACGACAAGCAAGCTCAGAA GTTATCCCAGCAAACCCCAAATGGCGCAGTACAGTCATCAGCTATATTCGAAATCTCGTAACCAGTCGACCAAACTCAGCAGCCCGATCAGCCTACACGAATGCGgccgcttctcttcttcgcgtGTATCCCATAGCAGCTTCGGAGCTGATATTCAAGGCTGAAAGAAGCGATGAAAAGCCATTCTCCTATTTATTCGTCAACCTTCTTCTAATCGATATCCGCTCATCGGCTCCCTTGTTACTAGAGCAGCTCAACAAACCTGGATATTCAAACCTGTCTCGTCGACTCGCCTCTGCATTTGATATCATATGCATCTTCATCGGGCATTTGGTTCGCTCGCTGGAAGATGAGTCACTGGAGAGTCTAATCATGTCGCCAGACAATCTTCTTAAACTTCGCAAGGGGATATCGGAAACCATGTCTGTAACCATCGAATACCTGCGTGACAGATGGGACGCTACATATGCTGGAGCCATGGGACTACATCCAGACGCTCGATCTGGAAAAGCGGAAACTTCAATGGGATCACGGCTTACCCTTACTTGGGACTCTTTAGAGAATCTCGCAGACGAAGATCCCTTTATTCTTTCTGCTGTGAGAGCCCTCGCTCTATGGCTGCGCGAAGACGAAAATGATATGTTGAGAAAAGAGGCCACTGGGTTGACGGATATGTTTATGGATCTGTATCGCGGCAGTTCAGCCGAGAAGCTAGATTTTCGATCTCCGACTTTGGTTGCCCTCGAAGCGCTGGTCACATTCGAGAAGGGTCGGaacattcttcttcagcatgaTGGCTGGAAGACGCTTAGCCAAGACCTCAGTGGAATCCTCCGTCAAAATGCCTCTGCCATTAGTGAAAGTGAGACGTCTCGCGGCATCGAAATAGTTCGTGTTCTTCTCCAAGTTGCCGAGGAAAGTAACGGTACCAATGAGGAGTGGATGAACCTCATCACTGCGGTCGCAGCGTGGGATGTATTTCTCCAGCAAGAACCATCTCCTCTTGTGTTGGAACTCCAGGTTGCGGTACTACAGTTGTGCTGCGCGTTATTGATTAAAGCGAGTCCCGGCATGAGAAAGAGATTTGCGCATTCTGTTAGTGCGTTGGTGGGTATTGCGACGCAGTTGGAACGAGGGATTCCGAGAGACGGCCTTTTGAGAGAGGATATTGAAGATGTATTGGGGGTTTTAGGCAACTTGTAA
- a CDS encoding uncharacterized protein (TransMembrane:12 (i189-207o271-295i316-339o345-361i373-397o409-429i450-470o482-503i544-564o570-593i614-640o646-664i)): MSGARAREQQQPSTSSSSHTPAIATPASSEDRDELDFLGDDNDDHDDHDILDHDPIHGDLSTPLSFKRKQKPALLSNPLRVFSTLAGSSSSSPPQSHHRSNGHQHSASLASLTSIAGSLRDQVFGNPKDGIPNDWYAEGPGRRVAYEDLTAIDWIFEYTKERQRLRVLSSSSGGGIVSYIRHLLDASQVWIVLLLTGLAVGVIAALIDITTDWLGDVKLGFCTSGPEGGHFYLNKNFCCYGYDQGSKCAGWRFWSEALGIHSAAGKWFIEYFFFLAFGVLFAYCAALLVQEYAIYAKHSGIPEIKTVLGGFVIRKFLGPWTLVTKSFGLVLAVSSGMWLGKEGPLVHVACCCANVFIKLFSNINNNEARKREVLSAAAASGISVAFGSPIGGVLFSLEQISYFFPDKTMWQSFVCAMAAAVILQAFDPFRSGKLVMYQTKYSHDWQGFEILPYAILGIIGGVYGGLFIKANMAVARWKKSKSWLPGPITQVLAVALLTALVNYPNHYMKFQASDLVSNLFTECSQNLDDQIGLCKTGVASAGTIVLLIFAAFVGFLLSTITFGLQIPAGIILPSMAIGALVGRAMGILMEIWVDNARGFFLFKTCAPDVPCVTPATYAIVGAAAALAGVTRMTVSIVVIMFELTGALTYVLPIMVAVMISKWVGDAFSRRGIYESWIHFNEYPFLDNSAEVAIPDVPVADIMTRVEDLIVLTATGHTIASLNSILEMHPHRGFPVISDPRDAIMLGYISRAELSYNLKTASKSPRNLPPETEAYFSHQPLADPRTTLDLRPWMDQTPLTLPSRTSLHLVVSYFQKLGLRYMLFTDRGVLQGLLTKKDIWYVLNGADETRRTSDFSAPIRAGARTREQESGIMDEGGDEEQRGLLRPGDDADDTDRGSIL, from the exons ATGTCTGGAGCCCGCGcgagagagcagcagcagccttccacgtcatcgtcatcgcacACTCCAGCCATTGCCACTCCCGCCTCCTCTGAAGACCGCGACGAGCTCGACTTCCTAGGCGACGACAACGACGACCACGACGACCACGACATCCTCGACCACGACCCCATCCACGGCGATCTCAGCACGCCATTGTCCTTCAAGCGCAAGCAGAAGCCCGCGCTGCTGTCGAACCCGCTGCGAGTCTTTTCGACGCTCGCTGgctcgtcatcctcctcgcctcCGCAGTCGCATCACAGATCCAATGGCCACCAGCACTCGGCCTCTCTCGCATCGCTGACCAGCATCGCCGGCTCGCTGCGAGACCAAGTCTTTGGCAACCCCAAAGATGGCATCCCCAACGACTGGTACGCCGAGGGCCCCGGGCGGCGCGTCGCCTACGAGGACCTGACGGCCATCGACTGGATCTTCGAGTACACAAAGGAGCGGCAGCGCCTGCGCGTCCTGTCGTCGAGCTCGGGCGGCGGCATCGTCAGCTACATCAGACATCTCCTGGACGCTAGCCAGGTGTGGAtcgtgctgctgttgacgGGCTTGGCGGTGGGCGTGATTGCGGCCCTGATCGACATCACGACCGACTGGCTGGGCGACGTCAAGCTTGGCTTCTGCACGAGCGGCCCCGAGGGAGGGCACTTCTACCTGAACAAGAACTTTTGCTGTTATGGCTACGATCAGGGCTCCAAGTGCGCGGGTTGGCGGTTCTGGAGCGAGGCTCTTGGCATCCACTCCGCTGCGGGCAAGTGGTTCATTGAgtactttttcttcttggcttttggG GTCCTCTTTGCATACTGTGCGGCACTGCTTGTACAGGAATATGCCATCTATGCCAAGCACAGCGGTATCCCCGAGATTAAGACCGTTTTGGGAGGATTCGTTATCCGCAAGTTCCTGGGACCTTGGACATTGGTGACGAAATCATTTGGTTTG GTCCTTGCCGTGTCATCGGGAATGTGGTTAGGAAAAGAAGGCCCCCTGGTACACGTAGCTTGTTGCTGCGCAAACGTGTTTATCAAATTATTTTCAAACATCAATAACAATGAAG CACGAAAACGAGAAGTGCTctcggctgcagcagcttctggcaTTTCGGTAGCCTTTGGATCTCCTATTGGAGGAGTGCTGTTCAGTCTTGAG CAAATTTCATACTTTTTCCCAGATAAAACCATGTGGCAGAGCTTCGTCTGCGCAATGGCCGCTGCCGTCATCCTCCAGGCTTTCGACCCCTTTAGATCTGGTAAGCTGGTCATGTATCAGACAAAGTATAGCCATGATTGGCAGGGCTTTGAGATCTTGCCGTATGCCATACTAGGCATTATTGGC GGTGTCTACGGCGGCCTCTTCATCAAGGCTAACATGGCCGTCGCTCGATGGAAGAAATCAAAATCTTGGCTCCCCGGCCCTATAACGCAAGTCCTGGCAGTGGCCCTCCTCACTGCGCTTGTAAACTACCCCAACCATTACATGAAGTTTCAAGCTTCTGACCTTGTGTCCAATTTATTCACCGAATGCTCTCAAAACTTGGACGATCAGATTGGCCTATGCAAAACGGGCGTAGCGTCAGCCGGCACCATTGTACTCCTAATCTTCGCCGCCTTCGTCggcttccttctttccaccATCACTTTTGGCCTCCAGATCCCAGCCGGAATCATCCTGCCCTCCATGGCAATCGGCGCCTTGGTTGGCCGAGCCATGGGCATCTTGATGGAGATTTGGGTGGATAATGCCCgcggcttcttcctcttcaaaaCCTGCGCTCCTGACGTGCCATGCGTCACACCCGCCACATATGCCATTGTcggagcggcggcggctctgGCGGGCGTCACTCGCATGACCGtctccatcgtcgtcatcatgtTTGAGCTCACCGGCGCTCTTACGTACGTGCTGCCCATCATGGTTGCCGTCATGATTTCCAAATGGGTCGGCGATGCCTTTTCCCGACGCGGCATCTACGAATCCTGGATTCACTTTAATGAATATCCCTTCCTCGATAATAGCGCCGAAGTGGCTATTCCCGATGTCCCCGTCGCCGATATCATGACCCGCGTTGAAGATCTCATTGTTCTCACCGCCACGGGACACACAATCGCCTCCCTCAATAGCATTCTCGAGATGCACCCTCACCGTGGCTTTCCTGTCATTTCGGATCCTCGAGACGCAATCATGCTAGGCTACATCTCCCGCGCAGAGCTTAGCTACAACCTCAAAACAGCGTCCAAATCTCCACGCAATCTTCCCCCCGAAACAGAGGCCTACTTCTCCCACCAACCTCTGGCAGACCCTCGAACGACGCTCGATCTCCGGCCCTGGATGGACCAAACTCCCTTAACATTGCCCTCTCGCACGAGCTTGCACCTCGTCGTGTCTTACTTCCAGAAACTGGGTCTGCGATACATGCTCTTCACCGACCGTGGTGTCCTGCAAGGTCTGCTCACGAAAAAGGACATTTGGTACGTCCTCAACGGCGCGGACGAAACACGGCGCACATCCGATTTTTCTGCGCCCATTAGAGCCGGAGCCCGGACAAGGGAGCAAGAGAGCGGGATTATGGACGAGGGTGGAGATGAGGAGCAGAGAGGCCTCCTGCGGCCGggagatgatgcagatgataCGGATAGGGGGTCAATATTATAG
- a CDS encoding uncharacterized protein (BUSCO:EOG092D0QVE) yields the protein MLKFFGVKAAAPARQTTLAFATKAGKKEADKVEDESEGDASTKENSDPEKDSKKRPRSPKKNTEAKPKVDEEEDEAPVSKRARRTRVKVEDDEDEAPQPSPKKEAPSSPPAKRKRSQSPKSSPKSRSQSPKAAKIKKESEDVAEKAAKEEEQSSESASEADSDAEPKPTVTAKARKAQQTMLQKKEKDAYPDWQPGTPVPYAALCKTFSLIELTTKRLIIMEYCSKFLRQVMRLTPDDLLPTVLLMINKLAPDYAGIELGIGESLIMKAIGETTGRSLQVIKADQKEIGDLGLVAVKSRSTQPTMFKPKALTVRGVHQGLMNIATVTGNGAQGRKVDGIKKLLSSSDSHLKEKVDITKDKGGPSEAKYIIRFLEGKLRLGLADKTVLVSLAQAVVAHEAEARGKIPTTSELENGESILKTVYSELPSYDVIIPAMMKYGIANLRDHCKLRPGVPLKPMLAKPTKAITEVLDRFEGQKFTCEYKYDGERAQIHYVAKGAPQDLDAATQGSTMQIESGVACIFSRNSEDLSKKYPDVLEKLSTWVKEDTKSFVLDCETVAWDVTEKKVLPFQQLMTRKRKDVKAEDIKVKVCVFAFDLLFLNGEAVVEKSLRERRELLSTAFVPTEGEFQLATHMNGQELDEIQTFLDESVKASCEGLMVKMLDGKESGYEPSKRSRNWLKVKKDYLSGVGDSLDLVVLGAYYGKGKRTSVYGAFLLACYNPSTDMYETVCNIGTGFSEQVLEDLHAQLSEITIARPKPFYSHSTGGQHQPDVWFEPRYVWEVKTADLTLSPRYKAGWKEGVDPAGEKGISLRFPRFIKIRDDKKPNEATSSRQVAEMYRKQESVTKNKGPSVDDDFEY from the exons ATGCT AAAGTTCTTTGGGGTGAAAGCGGCTGCACCAGCAAGACAAACAACACTGGCTTTTGCGACCAAGGCGGGGAAGAAGGAAGCCGACAAGGTTGAAGACGAGTCTGAGGGCGATGCAAGCACAAAAGAGAACTCAGATCCAGAGAAGG ATTCCAAAAAACGGCCGCGGTCACCAAAAAAGAACACCGAAGCAAAGCCCAAAgtagacgaagaagaagatgaagctccaGTTTCAAAAAGAGCACGACGGACAAGAGTCAAGGttgaggatgacgaagatgaagctccTCAGCCGTCCCCGAAGAAAGAAGCTCCGAGTAGCCCCCCGGCTAAGAGGAAGAGGTCGCAGAGTCCCAAGTCAAGCCCGAAGTCGAGGTCGCAGTCGCCAAAGGCAGctaagataaagaaagagagcgaagatgttgctgagaaggctgcaaaggaggaagagcaaTCTTCGGAATCAGCGTCAGAGGCTGATAGCGATGCCGAACCAAAACCAACTGTTACTGCCAAAGCACGCAAAGCTCAGCAAACAATGCttcagaagaaggagaaggatgCATATCCTGATTGGCAGCCTGGCACCCCGGTACCATATGCAGCCCTTTGCAAGACCTTTTCGCTTATTGAACTGACGACGAAACGGTTAATCATCATGGAGTATTGCTCAAAGTTTCTGCGCCAGGTTATGCGGCTCACCCCTGATGATCTCTTGCCTACCGTCCTGCTCATGATCAACAAGCTGGCTCCTGATTACGCCGGCATTGAGCTTGGTATTGGTGAATCATTAATCATGAAAGCTATCGGCGAAACCACTGGAAGAAGTCTCCAGGTCATCAAGGCGGACCAGAAAGAAATTGGTGACCTGGGTCTCGTGGCTGTGAAGAGCAGATCGACGCAGCCAACCATGTTCAAGCCGAAAGCGCTGACAGTAAGAGGCGTTCATCAAGGCTTGATGAACATTGCGACGGTTACTGGCAACGGTGCCCAAGGTCGCAAAGTTGATGGTATCAAAAAGCTTTTATCCTCTTCGGATTCTCATTTAAAAGAGAAGGTGGATATCACCAAGGACAAAGGCGGTCCAAGCGAAGCAAAGTACATTATCCGATTCTTGGAAGGAAAGCTTCGACTTGGCCTGGCAGACAAGACTGTTTTGGTTTCATTGGCTCAAGCTGTTGTAGCACATGAAGCTGAGGCGAGAGGAAAGATCCCCACTACCTCGGAATTGGAGAATGGCGAGTCTATTCTCAAGACAGTTTACAG CGAGCTACCGAGCTACGATGTCATTATTCCAGCCATGATGAAATACGGCATCGCCAATCTGAGAGATCACTGCAAACTACGACCTGGCGTGCCCCTGAAGCCTATGTTGGCCAAACCAACAAAGGCCATCACAGAGGTCTTGGACCGATTTGAAGGCCAGAAATTCACATGCGAGTACAAGTATGACGGTGAACGTGCTCAGATCCATTATGTGGCCAAAGGCGCCCCTCAGGATTTGGATGCGGCTACCCAAGGATCGACCATGCAAATTGAGTCAGGTGTTGCCTGCATTTTCTCTCGAAACTCGGAAGATCTATCCAAGAAGTATCCCGACGTTCTTGAGAAGCTCAGTACATGGGTCAAGGAAGACACAAAGAGCTTCGTTCTCGACTGCGAGACTGTAGCTTGGGATGTTACTGAGAAGAAAGTATTGCctttccagcagctcatgaCTCGCAAGAGGAAGGATGTAAAGGCCGAGGATATTAAAGTCAAGGTCTGCGTTTTCGCCTTTGACCTGCTATTTCTGAACGGAGAAGCGGTCGTGGAGAAGTCTCTTCGCGAGCGCCGCGAACTTCTCAGCACAGCGTTTGTTCCAACTGAAGGCGAGTTCCAATTGGCAACTCACATGAACGGCCAAGAGTTAGATGAGATTCAGACATTCTTGGATGAGAGTGTCAAGGCATCTTGCGAGGGTCTAATGGTGAAGATGTTggatggaaaagaaagcgGGTACGAGCCGAGCAAGCGAAGCCGAAATTGGCTCAAG GTTAAAAAGGACTATCTCTCTGGTGTTGGCGACTCGCTTGACCTGGTTGTCCTTGGCGCTTACTATGGCAAGGGCAAAAGAACATCAGTTTATGGTGCATTCTTGCTGGCCTGCTACAATCCTTCTACCGATATGTACGAGACAGTCTGCAACATTGGCACAGGCTTCTCGGAGCAAGTCCTCGAAGACCTCCATGCTCAGCTCTCCGAAATTACAATAGCCCGCCCCAAACCTTTCTATTCACACTCTACGGGCGGACAGCACCAACCTGACGTGTGGTTTGAGCCACGCTATGTGTGGGAAGTTAAGACGGCAGACTTGACCCTTAGCCCTCGGTACAAAGCTGGATGGAAAGAAGGTGTAGATCCAGCAGGCGAGAAGGGCATCAGTCTGAGATTCCCCCGATTCATCAAGATTCGAGACGATAAAAAACCCAACGAAGCGACGAGCAGCAGGCAAGTTGCGGAGATGTACAGAAAGCAGGAAAGCGTGACGAAGAACAAGGGTCCATCAGTGGATGATGACTTTGAATATTAA
- a CDS encoding uncharacterized protein (BUSCO:EOG092D0QVE), with protein MLVAGLHRTSCRCLGTNTANLPARPRYKYCSVHTLALGRFASTQSIRRWPSASAGASFNVMAPKQATLGYVKPSQQTIGKFFGVKAAAPARQTTLAFATKAGKKEADKVEDESEGDASTKENSDPEKDSKKRPRSPKKNTEAKPKVDEEEDEAPVSKRARRTRVKVEDDEDEAPQPSPKKEAPSSPPAKRKRSQSPKSSPKSRSQSPKAAKIKKESEDVAEKAAKEEEQSSESASEADSDAEPKPTVTAKARKAQQTMLQKKEKDAYPDWQPGTPVPYAALCKTFSLIELTTKRLIIMEYCSKFLRQVMRLTPDDLLPTVLLMINKLAPDYAGIELGIGESLIMKAIGETTGRSLQVIKADQKEIGDLGLVAVKSRSTQPTMFKPKALTVRGVHQGLMNIATVTGNGAQGRKVDGIKKLLSSSDSHLKEKVDITKDKGGPSEAKYIIRFLEGKLRLGLADKTVLVSLAQAVVAHEAEARGKIPTTSELENGESILKTVYSELPSYDVIIPAMMKYGIANLRDHCKLRPGVPLKPMLAKPTKAITEVLDRFEGQKFTCEYKYDGERAQIHYVAKGAPQDLDAATQGSTMQIESGVACIFSRNSEDLSKKYPDVLEKLSTWVKEDTKSFVLDCETVAWDVTEKKVLPFQQLMTRKRKDVKAEDIKVKVCVFAFDLLFLNGEAVVEKSLRERRELLSTAFVPTEGEFQLATHMNGQELDEIQTFLDESVKASCEGLMVKMLDGKESGYEPSKRSRNWLKVKKDYLSGVGDSLDLVVLGAYYGKGKRTSVYGAFLLACYNPSTDMYETVCNIGTGFSEQVLEDLHAQLSEITIARPKPFYSHSTGGQHQPDVWFEPRYVWEVKTADLTLSPRYKAGWKEGVDPAGEKGISLRFPRFIKIRDDKKPNEATSSRQVAEMYRKQESVTKNKGPSVDDDFEY; from the exons ATGCTAGTAGCTGGGCTGCACAGAACCAGCTGTCGGTGCCTAGGCACCAATACCGCTAATTTACCAGCTCGACCTCGCTATAAATATTGCTCTGTCCACACCTTGGCTCTTGGGAGATTTGCATCAACTCAATCGATTCGTCGCTggccatctgcatctgcgggTGCATCTTTTAACGTCATGGCTCCAAAGCAGGCAACTCTGGGGTATGTGAAGCCGTCGCAACAGACGATAGG AAAGTTCTTTGGGGTGAAAGCGGCTGCACCAGCAAGACAAACAACACTGGCTTTTGCGACCAAGGCGGGGAAGAAGGAAGCCGACAAGGTTGAAGACGAGTCTGAGGGCGATGCAAGCACAAAAGAGAACTCAGATCCAGAGAAGG ATTCCAAAAAACGGCCGCGGTCACCAAAAAAGAACACCGAAGCAAAGCCCAAAgtagacgaagaagaagatgaagctccaGTTTCAAAAAGAGCACGACGGACAAGAGTCAAGGttgaggatgacgaagatgaagctccTCAGCCGTCCCCGAAGAAAGAAGCTCCGAGTAGCCCCCCGGCTAAGAGGAAGAGGTCGCAGAGTCCCAAGTCAAGCCCGAAGTCGAGGTCGCAGTCGCCAAAGGCAGctaagataaagaaagagagcgaagatgttgctgagaaggctgcaaaggaggaagagcaaTCTTCGGAATCAGCGTCAGAGGCTGATAGCGATGCCGAACCAAAACCAACTGTTACTGCCAAAGCACGCAAAGCTCAGCAAACAATGCttcagaagaaggagaaggatgCATATCCTGATTGGCAGCCTGGCACCCCGGTACCATATGCAGCCCTTTGCAAGACCTTTTCGCTTATTGAACTGACGACGAAACGGTTAATCATCATGGAGTATTGCTCAAAGTTTCTGCGCCAGGTTATGCGGCTCACCCCTGATGATCTCTTGCCTACCGTCCTGCTCATGATCAACAAGCTGGCTCCTGATTACGCCGGCATTGAGCTTGGTATTGGTGAATCATTAATCATGAAAGCTATCGGCGAAACCACTGGAAGAAGTCTCCAGGTCATCAAGGCGGACCAGAAAGAAATTGGTGACCTGGGTCTCGTGGCTGTGAAGAGCAGATCGACGCAGCCAACCATGTTCAAGCCGAAAGCGCTGACAGTAAGAGGCGTTCATCAAGGCTTGATGAACATTGCGACGGTTACTGGCAACGGTGCCCAAGGTCGCAAAGTTGATGGTATCAAAAAGCTTTTATCCTCTTCGGATTCTCATTTAAAAGAGAAGGTGGATATCACCAAGGACAAAGGCGGTCCAAGCGAAGCAAAGTACATTATCCGATTCTTGGAAGGAAAGCTTCGACTTGGCCTGGCAGACAAGACTGTTTTGGTTTCATTGGCTCAAGCTGTTGTAGCACATGAAGCTGAGGCGAGAGGAAAGATCCCCACTACCTCGGAATTGGAGAATGGCGAGTCTATTCTCAAGACAGTTTACAG CGAGCTACCGAGCTACGATGTCATTATTCCAGCCATGATGAAATACGGCATCGCCAATCTGAGAGATCACTGCAAACTACGACCTGGCGTGCCCCTGAAGCCTATGTTGGCCAAACCAACAAAGGCCATCACAGAGGTCTTGGACCGATTTGAAGGCCAGAAATTCACATGCGAGTACAAGTATGACGGTGAACGTGCTCAGATCCATTATGTGGCCAAAGGCGCCCCTCAGGATTTGGATGCGGCTACCCAAGGATCGACCATGCAAATTGAGTCAGGTGTTGCCTGCATTTTCTCTCGAAACTCGGAAGATCTATCCAAGAAGTATCCCGACGTTCTTGAGAAGCTCAGTACATGGGTCAAGGAAGACACAAAGAGCTTCGTTCTCGACTGCGAGACTGTAGCTTGGGATGTTACTGAGAAGAAAGTATTGCctttccagcagctcatgaCTCGCAAGAGGAAGGATGTAAAGGCCGAGGATATTAAAGTCAAGGTCTGCGTTTTCGCCTTTGACCTGCTATTTCTGAACGGAGAAGCGGTCGTGGAGAAGTCTCTTCGCGAGCGCCGCGAACTTCTCAGCACAGCGTTTGTTCCAACTGAAGGCGAGTTCCAATTGGCAACTCACATGAACGGCCAAGAGTTAGATGAGATTCAGACATTCTTGGATGAGAGTGTCAAGGCATCTTGCGAGGGTCTAATGGTGAAGATGTTggatggaaaagaaagcgGGTACGAGCCGAGCAAGCGAAGCCGAAATTGGCTCAAG GTTAAAAAGGACTATCTCTCTGGTGTTGGCGACTCGCTTGACCTGGTTGTCCTTGGCGCTTACTATGGCAAGGGCAAAAGAACATCAGTTTATGGTGCATTCTTGCTGGCCTGCTACAATCCTTCTACCGATATGTACGAGACAGTCTGCAACATTGGCACAGGCTTCTCGGAGCAAGTCCTCGAAGACCTCCATGCTCAGCTCTCCGAAATTACAATAGCCCGCCCCAAACCTTTCTATTCACACTCTACGGGCGGACAGCACCAACCTGACGTGTGGTTTGAGCCACGCTATGTGTGGGAAGTTAAGACGGCAGACTTGACCCTTAGCCCTCGGTACAAAGCTGGATGGAAAGAAGGTGTAGATCCAGCAGGCGAGAAGGGCATCAGTCTGAGATTCCCCCGATTCATCAAGATTCGAGACGATAAAAAACCCAACGAAGCGACGAGCAGCAGGCAAGTTGCGGAGATGTACAGAAAGCAGGAAAGCGTGACGAAGAACAAGGGTCCATCAGTGGATGATGACTTTGAATATTAA